The genomic window GATTTAGAAGGCTATGAATCACCAAAATCTTACTTAAAAAAAGGAAGCGAAATTGAAATCACACCAGACATTGTTGCAGAAAAAGAAGGACGCAAACACATCTTTGATTTAAGCCTTAAATCTCAAAAACCAAGATTGCTTAAATCCAAATGGCTTTTTCTCAATACTTTGAGCCAATTAAAGTCATATAGATTCCGTTTAATAACAACAAAAGGACATTATAAGTTCACCAACGAAACTGTTGACGATATTAACCTCAATACTGTTAAACTCATTAAAATTTAATTTTTTTTATAAACTCTGTAACATTTTAGTGCTTTATTACGTATAATAGAAAGCAACAACGATGTTGTAAATTGCACAAATCATAAAAAAGTAAATGAGACAGCTTAAAATTACCAAGCAGGTTACCAACAGAGAAACCGCATCATTAGACAAATACCTACAAGAAATTGGTAAAGTCGACTTAATTACAGCAGACGAAGAAGTAGAATTAGCACAGCGTATTAAAGCTGGCGACCAAGTCGCTTTAGAGAAATTAACAAAAGCTAATTTACGTTTCGTTGTATCTGTGGCAAAACAATACCAAAACCAAGGTTTAACATTACCAGACTTAATTAACGAAGGTAATTTAGGTTTAATAAAAGCTGCACAGCGTTTTGATGAAACACGTGGATTTAAGTTTATATCTTATGCCGTATGGTGGATTCGTCAATCTATTTTACAAGCATTAGCAGAACAATCGCGTATTGTACGTTTACCGTTAAACAAGATTGGTTCTATAAATAAAATCAATAAGACCTTTGCGTTTTTAGAGCAAAGCCATGAACGTCCTCCATCTGCTGAGGAAATTGCTAAGGAATTAGACATGACGATTAACGATGTTAAGGAGTCCATGAAAAATTCTGGTCGTCACGTTAGTATGGATGCTCCATTAGTTGAAGGTGAAGATTCTAATTTATACGATGTATTACGCAGTGGAGAATCACCAAATCCAGATAAGGATTTATTACACGAATCTCTGAGAACTGAGATTGAGCGTGCTCTTGAGACTTTGACACCTCGTGAAGCCGATGTTATTCGTTTATATTTTGGGCTTGGAAATCAACACCCAATGACCTTAGAAGAAATTGGTGAGACTTTTGACTTAACTCGTGAGCGTGTAAGACAAATTAAAGAAAAAGCTATTCGTAGATTAAAACATACGTCTAGAAGTAAAATATTAAAGACCTATCTAGGTTAACTTT from Winogradskyella sp. MH6 includes these protein-coding regions:
- a CDS encoding sigma-70 family RNA polymerase sigma factor codes for the protein MRQLKITKQVTNRETASLDKYLQEIGKVDLITADEEVELAQRIKAGDQVALEKLTKANLRFVVSVAKQYQNQGLTLPDLINEGNLGLIKAAQRFDETRGFKFISYAVWWIRQSILQALAEQSRIVRLPLNKIGSINKINKTFAFLEQSHERPPSAEEIAKELDMTINDVKESMKNSGRHVSMDAPLVEGEDSNLYDVLRSGESPNPDKDLLHESLRTEIERALETLTPREADVIRLYFGLGNQHPMTLEEIGETFDLTRERVRQIKEKAIRRLKHTSRSKILKTYLG